A region of Panicum virgatum strain AP13 chromosome 8N, P.virgatum_v5, whole genome shotgun sequence DNA encodes the following proteins:
- the LOC120684913 gene encoding uncharacterized protein LOC120684913: MGGMRSPMPYREGPLAYEPAIFCRCDRKAPRWISWSDDNPGRRYLRCIAAWTINDCSFYAWFDGEHTPFLKNLLLDLRDAVWNLRNENAQLKQLNLQGTGDVVCNLRRENAHLKQMNEELQRSNEVKEAGMKAKIKELEDKDVALGTMATMLRSGSRCSSCSWVWVVAGFLCGLCFGLMFGAM; the protein is encoded by the exons ATGGGAGGGATGCGCTCACCTATGCCGTACCGGGAGGGCCCTCTTGCTTATGAGCCGGCGATTTTCTGCAGATGCGACAG GAAGGCGCCCCGTTGGATCTCATGGAGCGATGATAATCCGGGGCGCAGGTATCTCAGATGCATTGCCGCATGG ACAATCAATGATTGTAGTTTCTATGCATGGTTTGATGGGGAGCACACGCCATTTTTGAAGAACTTGCTTTTGGATCTTCGTGATGCTGTTTGGAACCTAAGGAATGAGAATGCCCAACTAAAGCAACTGAATTTGCAAGGCACTGGTGATGTTGTTTGCAACTTGAGGAGGGAGAATGCTCATCTAAAGCAGATGAATGAAGAGTTACAGAGGAGCAATGAAGTTAAGGAGGCTGGCATGAAGGCAAAGATTAAAGAGTTGGAGGACAAGGATGTTGCATTGGGAACTATGGCCACCATGTTAAGATCTGGGAGTAGATGTAGCTCATGTAGCTGGGTTTGGGTTGTTGCAGGTTTTCTATGTGGCCTGTGTTTTGGCCTGATGTTTGGTGCAATGTGA
- the LOC120686939 gene encoding probable beta-D-xylosidase 7, with amino-acid sequence MASSSGPRRRGINSGGTVAAALLLATALAAAAAAAAEPPFSCGASSAEAAQGYAFCDAALGPAARAADLVSRLTPAEKVAQLGDVAPGVPRLGVPAYKWWNEALHGLATSGKGLHFDAPGGGVRAATSFPQVLLTAAAFDDGLWFRVGQAIGREARALFNVGQAEGLTMWSPNVNIFRDPRWGRGQETPGEDPAVASRYAAAFVRGIQGNGSSLLQTSACCKHATAYDLEDWGGVQRYSFVARVTAQDLEDTFNPPFRSCVADGGATCVMCAYTAVNGVPSCADPGLLTGTVRGDWGLDGYVASDCDAVAIMRDAQRYAASPEDAVAVALKAGLDIDCGAYVQQHATAAIQQGKLTEQDIDRALTNLFAVRMRLGHFDGDPRSNTYGGLGAADICTPEHRGLALEAAQDGIVLLKNDDGLLPLDRSAVGSAAAIGPNADDGRALIANYFGPPCESTTPLKGLQSYVSNVRFLAGCSSAACDAAATDQAAALAGSADYVFLFMGLSQQQESEGKDRTSLLLPGMQQSLITAVADAAKRPVILVLLSGGPVDITFAQSNPKIGAILWAGYPGQAGGLAIARVLFGDHNPGGRLPVTWYPEEFTKVPMTDMRMRADTATGYPGRSYRFYQGKAVYKFGYGLSYSSFTRKLVSRTNTPSFSTAVLASLRETMAEEDGGSYPVDNIGTDGCEQLKFQATVEVQNHGPMDGKHAVLMFLRWPNATDGRPSSQLIGFRSQHLKAGEKANLRFDVSPCEHFSRVREDGKKVIDRGSHFLMIDNDEMEIRFEA; translated from the exons ATGGCCAGCTCCTCCGGCCCGAGACGACGAGGCATCAACAGTGGCGGCACGGTGGCcgcggcgctcctcctcgcgACTGCgctggcggcagcagcggcggcagccgcGGAGCCGCCGTTCTCGTGCGGAGCGTCGTCGGCGGAGGCCGCCCAGGGTTACGCGTTCTGCGACGCGGCGCTGGgccccgcggcgcgcgcggcggaccTGGTGTCCCGGCTGACCCCCGCGGAGAAGGTGGCCCAGCTGGGCGACGTCGCCCCCGGCGTGCCGCGGCTGGGCGTCCCTGCGTACAAGTGGTGGAACGAGGCGCTGCACGGGCTGGCCACCTCGGGCAAGGGGCTCCACTTCgacgcccccggcggcggcgtccgcgccgccaccagcttCCCGCAGGTgctgctcaccgccgccgccttcgacgACGGCCTCTGGTTCCGCGTCGGCCAG GCGATCGGCCGGGAGGCCCGGGCGCTGTTCAACGTGGGCCAGGCGGAGGGCCTTACCATGTGGTCCCCGAACGTGAACATCTTCCGGGACCCGCGGTGGGGCCGGGGGCAGGAGACCCCCGGCGAGGACCCCGCCGTCGCCAGCCGCTACGCCGCCGCCTTCGTCCGGGGCATCCAGGGGAACGGCTCCTCGCTCCTGCAGACCTCGGCGTGCTGCAAGCACGCCACGGCCTACGACCTCGAGGACTGGGGCGGCGTGCAGCGCTACAGCTTCGTGGCCCGCGTCACGGCGCAGGACCTCGAGGACACCTTCAACCCGCCGTTCCGGAGCTGcgtcgccgacggcggcgccaccTGCGTCATGTGCGCTTATACGGCCGTCAACGGCGTCCCGTCGTGCGCCGACCCCGGCCTTCTCACGGGCACCGTCCGCGGCGACTGGGGACTCGACGGCTACGTCGCCTCGGACTGCGACGCCGTGGCCATCATGCGCGACGCCCAGCGCTACGCCGCCTCGCCGGaggacgccgtcgccgtcgcgctcAAGGCCG GGCTGGACATCGACTGCGGCGCGTACGTCCAGCAGCATGCCACGGCCGCGATCCAGCAGGGCAAGCTTACGGAGCAGGACATCGACAGGGCGCTCACCAACCTCTTCGCCGTCCGGATGCGGCTGGGCCACTTCGACGGAGATCCCCGGAGCAACACGTacggcggcctcggcgccgcGGACATCTGCACGCCAGAGCACAGGGGCCTCGCGCTCGAGGCGGCGCAGGACGGAATCGTGCTGCTCAAGAACGACGACGGCCTCCTCCCGCTCGACCGGTCCGCGGTcgggtccgccgccgccatcggacCCAACGCCGACGACGGCCGGGCGCTCATCGCCAACTACTTCGGCCCGCCGTGCGAGTCGACCACGCCACTCAAGGGGCTCCAGAGCTACGTGAGCAACGTGAGGTTTCTGGCCGGGTGCAGCTCGGCGGCCTgtgacgccgccgccacggaccAGGCCGCCGCGCTGGCGGGCTCCGCGGACTACGTGTTCCTCTTCATGGGGCTGAGCCAGCAGCAGGAGAGCGAAGGGAAGGACCGGACCAGCTTGCTGCTCCCGGGGATGCAGCAGAGCCTCATCACGGCCGTCGCGGACGCCGCGAAGCGACCAGTGATCCTGGTGCTCCTCTCCGGCGGCCCGGTGGACATCACGTTCGCGCAGTCCAACCCCAAGATCGGCGCCATTCTGTGGGCTGGCTACCCCGGCCAGGCCGGCGGTCTCGCCATCGCCAGAGTGCTCTTTGGAGACCACAACCCCGGCGGGAGGCTGCCGGTGACGTGGTACCCGGAGGAGTTCACCAAGGTGCCCATGACGGACATGAGGATGCGTGCGGACACCGCCACCGGCTACCCCGGCCGGAGCTACCGCTTCTACCAGGGCAAGGCCGTCTACAAGTTCGGCTACGGCCTCAGCTACTCGAGTTTCACTCGCAAGCTAGTCTCCAGGACCAACACGCCGTCGTTCTCCACTGCCGTCCTCGCCAGCCTAAGGGAGACGATGGCAGAGGAAGATGGCGGGAGCTACCCTGTCGACAACATCGGCACCGACGGTTGCGAGCAGCTCAAGTTTCAGGCCACCGTAGAGGTGCAGAACCACGGCCCCATGGACGGCAAGCACGCGGTGCTCATGTTCCTCCGGTGGCCCAACGCGACCGACGGCCGGCCATCGAGCCAGTTGATCGGGTTCAGGAGCCAGCATCTTAAGGCAGGGGAGAAGGCGAACCTCAGGTTTGATGTCAGTCCTTGCGAGCATTTCAGCAGGGTGAGGGAGGATGGAAAGAAGGTGATCGATAGAGGGTCTCACTTCCTCATGATTGACAATGATGAGATGGAGATCAGATTTGAGGCTTGA